The following DNA comes from Caulobacter mirabilis.
GAACGCCGTCCTGCATGAACGCGACGCCGACGGCCCGCTTGCCCTCGAACAGGACGCGGGAGGCCAGGGCGCCGGTCTCGACCCGGAGGTTGGGGCGGCCCATCACCGGATGCAGATAGGCGACGGCGGCCGAGCAGCGCTGCCCGTTCTTCACCGTCAGCTGGTAGTAGGTCGCGCCCTCCTGCTCGCCGGCGTTGACGTCCTTCACCTTCGGAATGCCGGCCTGCTGGCAGGCGTCCATCACCGCGTCGGAGACCGGATGGGTCGTGGTGACGTCCGAGACGTTCAGCGGACCGCCGGTGGCGTGCCATTCGCAGTCGCCGCGCTCCTGGTGCTCGGCCCGGCGGAAGTAGGGCAGGACGTCGTCCCAGGCCCAGCCCTCGCAGCCCAGCTGCCGCCAGTTGTCGTAGTCGGCGTGCTGGCCGCGGATGTAGAGCAGGCCGTTGATCGAGGATGAACCGCCCAGCACCTTGCCGCGCGGCCAGACGTGGGTGCGGCCGCCGGTGCCCGGATCGGGCTCGGTCGTGTAGAGCCAGTTGACCTTGGGATCCTTCAGGGTCTGCGAGTAGCCGACCGGGACATGGATCATCAGGTTGGACAGGAACTGGCCGGGGTTCCTCGTCGGGCGGTCGTCGCCGCCGGCCTCCAGCAGCAGGACCTTGTGGCGGCCGTCGGCGCTGAGCCGATTGGCCAGCACGCAGCCGGCGCTGCCCGCGCCGACGATGATGTAGTCCGCCTCGATGGCCTGACTCATGCGCCGTTTCCCTGTGTTTCCGGACCGGCGCATCTGTCGCGCGCCTGATCGACGATCACCTTACGCGCGCGGAAGTCAGGAAGAAAAGGGCGCCGTCGCGGAAGCTGACGCGACGTCATGATTGCCGCCTCGCGGTCGCGGCGTAAGCTCCCTGCAACAACGAAAACACGACGGGAGGAAGCGGCGATGGAGCTCATCAGCCAGACCGCGGTCGAGGGGCGCCCGGGGCCCAACAACGGCCGCGCCTATCCGGTTCTGGACGGCGTCGACCTGACCGACATCGCCCGCTTCGCCCAGGGCCAGCCGTACGCCGACTTCGCCCGCATGCGCACCCAGGCGCCGGTGATGTGGCACGAGGAGACCCGGCTGGAGGGGCCGGGCTTCTGGGCCGTCACCCGCCACGCCGACGTGATGGCGGTGAACAGCGACGCAGCGACCTTCTCCAGCCAGCGGGGCGGCATCCTTATGGGCGCCGGCAAGCCGGAGGCGCGGCATGCGCTGCTGTACCGCGCCTCGATGGACGCCATGATCAACATGGACGCGCCGCACCACCTGCAGCTGCGCCGCGAGCACATGCCCTACTTCACGCCCGGCTATCTGCGCGGCCTGACCGAGCGGGTGAAGGGCGAGGTGACCCGTCTGCTCGACGCCATGGCCGGGAAGGGGGAGGCCGATCTGGTCGAGGACTTTTCCTCGATCCTGCCGCTGTTCACCCTGTGCGAGATCCTGGGCGTGCCGGAGGTCGATCGGCCGAAGTTCCTGACCTGGATGCACTATCTCGAGGAGGCTCAGAACCTGGCCATGCGCCAGGCGACCGAGGGCGTGGCGCCGTCGCTGGAGCTGATGCAGTTCATCGCCGACTTCAACGCCAACGTGGAGGAGATGTTCGACTACGGCCGCGCCATGCTGCTGAAGCGGCGGGCCGATCCGCAGCCGGACCTGATGAGCGCCATCGCCCGGGCCCAGGTCGACGGCGAATTGCTCAGCGACGAGTACCTGGACGGCTCCTGGCTGCTGATCGTCTTCGCCGGCAACGACACCACGCGGAACACCCTGTCGGGCTCGATGAAGCTGCTGACCGAGCACCCCGACCAGCACGCCCGGCTGGTCGCCGACCCGGGCCTGCTGCCGGGAGCGGTGAACGAGTTCATCCGCATGGTCAGCCCGGTGATCTACATGCGCCGGACAGCCACGCGGGACGCCGAGATCAACGGCCAGAGGATCGCCGAGGGCGAGAAGGTGATCATGTACTTCGGCGCCGCCAACCGCGACGAGGCGGTGTTCGCCGATCCCGACCGCCTGGACGTCTCGCGGGCCAACGCCGACAAGCACATCGCCTTCGGCTACGGCCCGCACACCTGTATCGGCAAGCGGGTGGCGCAGATCCAGCTGGAGGAGGCCTACCGCCAGATCCTGGCCCGCTTCCCCGACATGCGCTGGACCGGCGAGATCGACGTCGCCCCGAACAACTTTGTCCACGCCATCCGCAAGCTGGGCGTCAGCTTCACGGCGGAGCGGCGGGCGGCCTAGGCTCTTGCCTTCCCCCGCGTCCGCCGCTTTTCATACGCTCGTTTAAAGCCGACCGCCGAGGAGCCCCGCATGTCCGCCCCGACCTTCGAGACCATCCTGCTGGACCGCAAGGACGGGATCGCGACGATCACCCTGAACCGTCCCGACCGGATGAACGCCTTCACCGGTCAGATGATGATGGAGATGATCCAGGCCTTCGACATCACCGACGCCGACGACTCGGTGAAGGTGGTGGTGGTCACCGGCGCCGGCCGCGCCTTCTGCGCCGGGGCGGACCTGGGCAGCGGCGACAAGACCTTCGACTACGCCAAGCAGGACGGCAATCCGCGCGACAAGTTCATGGTCAACGGCGTCTACCGCGACGGCGGCGGCCTGCTGACCCTGCGCATCTACGAGAGCCTCAAGCCGGTGATCGCAGCGGTGAACGGGGCGGCGGTCGGCATCGGCGTCACCATGCAGCTGGCCATGGACATCCGCCTGGCCTCGACCGAGGCCAAGTTCGGCTTCGTCTTCGCGCGCCGCGGCATCACGCCGGAAGCCGCCTCGTCCTGGTTCCTGCCGCGGCTGGTCGGTCTGCAGCAGGCGCTGGAGTGGTGCTACACCGGCCGGGTCTTCCCGGCGCAGGAGGCCAAGGACGGCGGCCTGGTCCGCTCGCTGCACGCGCCCGAAGACCTGTTGCCGGCGGCCTACGCCCTGGCGCGCGAGATCGCCGACAACGCCGCCCCGGTGTCGGTCGCCCTGACCCGCCAGCTGATGTACCGCAACGCCGGTGCGCCGCATCCGATGGACGCCCACATGTCCGACAGCCGCGCGATCATGGCTCGCGGCGCCCAGGGCGACGCCAAGGAGGGGGTGATGTCCTTCCTGGAGAAGCGCCCGCCGGCCTATCCCGACAAGGTCTCGAGCGATCTGCCGGACGTCTGGCCCTACTGGGAAAAGCGCGAATTCAAGTAATCGTAGAAAGGCTTTCCAGAATTCGCCCCCATTGAGAACCGGACGCGCTTGCAGAGCGCGAAAAGGTGAGTCGCGTCGTTCAGCGAACGGCGCCATCCTGTGCTCCACGGGGACCGCCGAGGTCCCGGTGGAGGATTCGCCATGATGGAGCGAGTACTGAGTTGGACGTTCGGACTGATGCTTGCGGTGCTTCTGTTCGGCACCGGCATCTACAAGTTCGTGGGTCCTGACCCCAATCCCGTTTTCGGCCTGATCGCCGCCCGTTCAGGGATTGGGATTTTCGAGCCTTGGCTGCGCTACGCGACCGGCGTGGTCGAACTGATCGCCGTCTTGATGGTCCTGTGGCCGGCGACCCGGATGCGCGGCGCGCAGCTGGGACTGCTGGTGGCCCTGGGCGCTATCGTCTTCCACCTGACCCCGTGGCTGGGGATCCAGGTGCCGAGGCTGCCGGAACTCTCGGCCGCCCTGGCCGAAGGCCGGACGGCGGCGCAGATCGCGGCCATGAACCTGCCGACCGACAAGGGCGCCATGTTCCTGCTCGCCCTGGCCATCGCCGGAGTCGCGATCGCCAGCTACTTCACCGAGAAGGCCAAGCAGCGGGCGTCCGCGCCGAAGGCGCCGCGTCCGATGGGGGCCTTCGCCTGATCACGGAGGCTGGCCGCGGCGGAAAACCCGCCGCGGTCATCGCCGGTTAACACGGCTCTGCTCTCATCTCAGGCTGCGACGCCGCCGTGTCGCGCCACTGTTTCCGTTATCGTCTCCGTTTGATCCCTCGGCATGAGCGAGCCCGCCCTTAGACCTGTCTTGGACGCCCAAGACCTCGCCGCGGCGCAGGAGCCTGCCGCGGCGCCTTCGCGTTCGCGCGCCGCCCTGCTGAAGCGGCTGGCCGACGTGGTCTGCTTGCCGGGCAGCCGGGTCAACGCCTTCGAGCGGGCGATGACCGCCGATCTGTTGATCGAACTGCTCCGCGAGGCGGTGCTCGACGAGCGGGTCCGGATCGCGCGCCGCGTGGCCGCCGTCAGCGAGATTCCGACCAGCCTGGCCCGCCTGCTGCTCCGGGACGACCTGCCGGTGGCCCGAACCTTGATCGAGAACAGCGCCAGTCTGTCCGACACCGACCTGATCGATTGCGCCCGGACGGCGACGCCGGAGCACCGGCGACTGGTCGCGGCCCGCCGGGGCCTGCATGAGGCGGTGGTCGACGCGCTGATCGAGCCTGGTGAAGCAGCGGTGATCGAGTCCGTGCTGCGCAATGACCTGGCGCGCCTCAGCCACGCCGCCGTCGAGACCATCGTGGCGACGACGCGCGACAACCCAAGGCTGATCCCGCTGCTGCTGCGCCGATCAGAGCTGCGGCCCAGCCACGCCTATGTGATGTTCTGGTGGTCCGACGCCGACAGCCGGCGAACGATCCTTCAGCGGTTCGCGGTTTCGCGCGAGATCCTGCAGGAGGCCGTCAGCGACGTGTTCGGCATGGCGGCGGAAGAGAAGTGGCAGGATCCGCTCACCCGCAAGGCGCTGCAGTTCATCGAGCGGCGCCAGCGCAATCGGGCGGCGCTGGAGCGAAGCCCCTTCGAAAGTCTCGAGGAGGCGATTGTCGTGGCCTCCGAAAGCATGACCCGCGAAGTGGCCGAGGAGATCGCCTATCTCTCGGGTCTCAAGCCGATGACGGGGGCGAAGATCTTCACCGACGCGGGCGGGGAGCCGCTGGCGATCCTATGCAAGGCGACGGGGTTGCCGCGCACCGCCGTTCGATCGCTGTGGCGCGGCCTGCGCCGACCGGAGACCGACGCCTCGGGGGCCGTCGCGCCGGGGCTTGAACGGGTGCTGACTCTGTTCGACACCATCGCGGTCGATCGGGCCCAGACCGTGTTGCGGTACTGGAACTGGTCGCTGTCCTCGGCGCTGACGCCGGCGCTGATCAAAGCCATCCGCGAAGGCGACGAAGACGCCGTCGACGAATTTTCGCAACCTCAGCGCGCAGCGATGCTGGCGCTCGGCTCCGATTTCGGACGTCGTTGACAGTCTGAACGTTCGGAAATCTGACGTAGCAACGGCTTCGGTTCTTGACCGGTCTCGATCATTAGCTGGAGTATTCTGAATTCGTTGCTGGCATCCAAGCAGGTAGGTGCTTGTGTGCGGCAATATATCCCTATATGCACGCCACAACTGGATCGCGTGGGACCGATTCCAGTTGGGCTCAATCATTCCAGTGGTGGAACAAGGCCAGATGGAAGACAAATCGGCGATCATTGAAATGACGACGGACATTGTGTCCGCGTATGTCGGCAACAACACGGTTGCTGCGAGCGATATTCCGGGTTTGATTCAGAACGTGCACAAGGCGCTCAGCGAAGTCGCCACCGGCACGATCACGGTCGAAGTCGCGCCCAAGGAGCCTGCGGTTCCGGTGCGCCGTTCGATTACGCCGGACTATCTGATCTGCCTTGAGGACGGACGGAAGTTCAAGTCGCTCAAGCGTCACCTTCGCACCAAGTACAACATGAGCCCCGAGGAATACCGGGCGAAGTGGGGTTTGCCGAAGGATTATCCGATGGTCGCGCCGAACTACGCCAAGGCGCGCTCGGATCTGGCCAAGCAGATGGGCCTGGGCCAGGGCGGCCGTCAGGCGGCGCGCAAGAAGCGCTGAACTCCGACGCAGAATTGAAAAAGAGGGCGGCTGCTTCGGCGGCCGCCCTTTTTCTTTGGCCGCTCGCTTCCTTAGCTCTTCCGGTCCGCGGGATCGGTCGCCCGGCCCCAAGGCTTGACTCCGGCTGCGAAAGTTCGCCGCGCCCGGCGACTTTTCGCTTCCCCCGATTCGCCGGTTAAGCGATAGTGAATCACTGGGTGATTCCAATGGGTTGTTAAGGACTCTGTAGATGGCCGCGCAACTGGGCGCTTCCGCGACCGCCGCTCGCGCCCACGAGGAGTTGTTCGCCTACTGGGCGTCGCTGCGCCGGGCCGGCCGTCTGCCGTCCCGGGCGGACATCGACCCGGCGGGGTTCAAGCGGCTCCTGCCGACCGTCAGCCTCATCGACATCGTCCCCGGCGAACGCCGTGATTACCGCCTGCGCCTCGCCGGCACCGGCCTCTACACCGTCTATGGCCGCGAGATCACCGGCCGTACGCTGGGCGAGGTCTATGGTCAGCGCGTCGCCGAAGACTGGCGGACCGAACTCGACCGGATCGTCGAAGATCGCCGGCCGGGCGTGGGCTGCCACAGCCTGTCCTGGCGGGGCAGCGCCCACGCGTCCTTGCTCTGGTTGCGGCTGCCGCTGGCCAGCGACGGGCGCAACGTCGACATGATCCTCGGCTACGACGCCGTCGTCGGCGTTCAAGGCGATTCCGCCAGCGGCATCCGCGCCGCCTGACTGGACCTATCCCCGGCCTATCCCGATCCCGCGCCAGGGCAACCGCCCGCGCCGTATTGATAATTTTCCTATCGAGTCGCCTTGAATAGGAAAATTATCCACCCAATCTTCATCCCGACGACACTGGAGGAGAAGACCGGGCGAAGGACGCCCGGCCGGGAGGAGGCGAGTATGGCCGCGGCGCATGAGAGAGAAGACGACCCCTGGGGAGAGCCCCCTGAGTATCGGCGAGATCGGCTGGCGGCCGCTTTCGTCACCAGTCTGGTGGCCTGGACGCTGGACGTGCCGATGCGGGAGATGGCCGCGCGGCGGCGATCGACGGCGGCGGCCTCGCGCGGCCGGCAGGTCGCGATCTATCTGGCGCATGTGACGTTGGCCTGGTCGATGTCGCGGGTGGCCACGGCCTTCGGACGGGATCGCACCACCGCCAGCCACGCCATCCATGTGGTCGAGGATCTGCGGGACGACGCTGCTTTCGACGCCCTGCTGACGGCGCTGGAGGCCAGCATCCGCCATGCCTGCGAAGCGCCGGCGGCGGCATGATCGAGATCGATCGCATGACGGCTCGGGCGGGCGTGATCCTGTCGCAACCCGGGGCCTGGCTCGAGGCCGACGGACAGGGCGGCTACCTCGTGCGCTCGTCGCCCGATCGGCGGCGACGCGCCGCGCTCAGGCTCTGTGAGGCCGGCTTCGTCGCGCTGTCGCGGGAGCCGGGCCTCAGCGTCCGGCCGGAAGGCGGCTGGCGCCTCGTCCGCGCGGCGAGGCCGGCGACCTTGCCCGCCGCAAACCGGCCCAGCGTGGTCGAGGGCGTCCGAACCTGCGTGGGGCCGGACGGCGCCGTGACCCAGCGGGCGGTGAACCTTGGGGAATCGCCGATCGCCTGGTTGGCCCGCCGACGCGATGCGAACGGCCGGCCCTGGTTGAGGCCGGTCGAGATGGTCGCCGCCGAGAAGCTGCGGGACGACTTCACTCTGGCCGGGACGGTCGGTCGGCTGACCATGGCCTGGGACGCCGGGCCGAAGACCAGGGGCGGACGTGGTCCCGGCGTCGATCCGGCGGAGCGCGCCAGGGCGGCCAAGGCGCGGATCGCGCGGGCGCTGGACGACGTCGGCCCCGGGCTGCGCGAGGTTCTGGTGAAGGTCTGTTTCGCTGGGACGGCCCTGGAAGCCGCGGAACGCGACCTGGGGCTGCCGAGACGGGCGGGCAAGACGGTCCTGAAGCTGGCGCTGGCTCGCCTGGCCCGGCACTACGGCCTCGGCTGAGCCGCTAGGCGGCCAGGGCCTGGGCGTCCCGGGCGATCCGCGCCGCCATCGACGCCAGGCCGTTGGAGCGTTGGGTCGACAGGGCGCCGCTCAGGCCCAGCGTGTCGAAGGCCGCCTTCGTGTCGAAGCGGGCGATGTCCGCGGCCGGCCGGCCGGAAAACAGCCGCAGCAGAACCGCGATCAGCCCGCGCACGATATGGGCGTCCGAATCTCCACGGAAGATGATCGCGCCGTCCGCCTGGGGCTCGGTGACCAGCCATACCTGGCTGGCGCAGC
Coding sequences within:
- a CDS encoding SufE family protein, whose product is MAETIDTALEDLAAEFELLGDWEERYRYVIELGRELAPLTDAERSEANKVRGCASQVWLVTEPQADGAIIFRGDSDAHIVRGLIAVLLRLFSGRPAADIARFDTKAAFDTLGLSGALSTQRSNGLASMAARIARDAQALAA
- a CDS encoding cytochrome P450, whose product is MELISQTAVEGRPGPNNGRAYPVLDGVDLTDIARFAQGQPYADFARMRTQAPVMWHEETRLEGPGFWAVTRHADVMAVNSDAATFSSQRGGILMGAGKPEARHALLYRASMDAMINMDAPHHLQLRREHMPYFTPGYLRGLTERVKGEVTRLLDAMAGKGEADLVEDFSSILPLFTLCEILGVPEVDRPKFLTWMHYLEEAQNLAMRQATEGVAPSLELMQFIADFNANVEEMFDYGRAMLLKRRADPQPDLMSAIARAQVDGELLSDEYLDGSWLLIVFAGNDTTRNTLSGSMKLLTEHPDQHARLVADPGLLPGAVNEFIRMVSPVIYMRRTATRDAEINGQRIAEGEKVIMYFGAANRDEAVFADPDRLDVSRANADKHIAFGYGPHTCIGKRVAQIQLEEAYRQILARFPDMRWTGEIDVAPNNFVHAIRKLGVSFTAERRAA
- a CDS encoding DUF6456 domain-containing protein; this translates as MIEIDRMTARAGVILSQPGAWLEADGQGGYLVRSSPDRRRRAALRLCEAGFVALSREPGLSVRPEGGWRLVRAARPATLPAANRPSVVEGVRTCVGPDGAVTQRAVNLGESPIAWLARRRDANGRPWLRPVEMVAAEKLRDDFTLAGTVGRLTMAWDAGPKTRGGRGPGVDPAERARAAKARIARALDDVGPGLREVLVKVCFAGTALEAAERDLGLPRRAGKTVLKLALARLARHYGLG
- a CDS encoding DUF2336 domain-containing protein, producing MSEPALRPVLDAQDLAAAQEPAAAPSRSRAALLKRLADVVCLPGSRVNAFERAMTADLLIELLREAVLDERVRIARRVAAVSEIPTSLARLLLRDDLPVARTLIENSASLSDTDLIDCARTATPEHRRLVAARRGLHEAVVDALIEPGEAAVIESVLRNDLARLSHAAVETIVATTRDNPRLIPLLLRRSELRPSHAYVMFWWSDADSRRTILQRFAVSREILQEAVSDVFGMAAEEKWQDPLTRKALQFIERRQRNRAALERSPFESLEEAIVVASESMTREVAEEIAYLSGLKPMTGAKIFTDAGGEPLAILCKATGLPRTAVRSLWRGLRRPETDASGAVAPGLERVLTLFDTIAVDRAQTVLRYWNWSLSSALTPALIKAIREGDEDAVDEFSQPQRAAMLALGSDFGRR
- a CDS encoding MucR family transcriptional regulator yields the protein MEDKSAIIEMTTDIVSAYVGNNTVAASDIPGLIQNVHKALSEVATGTITVEVAPKEPAVPVRRSITPDYLICLEDGRKFKSLKRHLRTKYNMSPEEYRAKWGLPKDYPMVAPNYAKARSDLAKQMGLGQGGRQAARKKR
- a CDS encoding helix-turn-helix domain-containing protein; its protein translation is MAAAHEREDDPWGEPPEYRRDRLAAAFVTSLVAWTLDVPMREMAARRRSTAAASRGRQVAIYLAHVTLAWSMSRVATAFGRDRTTASHAIHVVEDLRDDAAFDALLTALEASIRHACEAPAAA
- a CDS encoding PAS domain-containing protein, producing MAAQLGASATAARAHEELFAYWASLRRAGRLPSRADIDPAGFKRLLPTVSLIDIVPGERRDYRLRLAGTGLYTVYGREITGRTLGEVYGQRVAEDWRTELDRIVEDRRPGVGCHSLSWRGSAHASLLWLRLPLASDGRNVDMILGYDAVVGVQGDSASGIRAA
- a CDS encoding crotonase/enoyl-CoA hydratase family protein; translated protein: MSAPTFETILLDRKDGIATITLNRPDRMNAFTGQMMMEMIQAFDITDADDSVKVVVVTGAGRAFCAGADLGSGDKTFDYAKQDGNPRDKFMVNGVYRDGGGLLTLRIYESLKPVIAAVNGAAVGIGVTMQLAMDIRLASTEAKFGFVFARRGITPEAASSWFLPRLVGLQQALEWCYTGRVFPAQEAKDGGLVRSLHAPEDLLPAAYALAREIADNAAPVSVALTRQLMYRNAGAPHPMDAHMSDSRAIMARGAQGDAKEGVMSFLEKRPPAYPDKVSSDLPDVWPYWEKREFK